From Hoeflea sp. 108:
CGGACAGAGAACTACCCGCATCGCACCGCAGGCTGAATCCGCGATGCCACCACCTGGCCTAGGTAGGATTACCTACTGCTGCGACCGCCAAGGGCATGACCCCAAAAAGTGGAGGCCGGCTTTCAGAAGGGGTCATGTCCACTAGGAGATCAGCGCCAGCCGCACCTGCTCGGCCACCGAACTGGTGCCCAGCTTCTCGGCGATCTTCGCCCGGTGCGCGTCGATGGTGCGGGCCGAGACTTCGAGTGCTACGGCGATTTCCTTGCTCGCCCAGCCGCGCGCCACCATGTCGAGCACCTCGCGCTCGCGCTCCGTGAGTTTTGCCAGAAGAGCGCGCGCCTCGCGTTTCTCCAGCCCGGCATCGAGGCTCAAAAACCCCTGCTGCAGCGCATCGACCAGCACCTCGCCGTCGACCGGCTTGGTCAAAAAATCCTGGATGCCAGCCTTGAAGGCGCGTCGGCAGGCCGCGACATCGCCATGCCCAGTGATCATGATCGTCGGCCAGTCGATTCCACGCTCGCCC
This genomic window contains:
- a CDS encoding response regulator: MTHRVYLVDDDEAVREALAFLLSTYGIVAETFGDPQTFLAHVDENKPGVLVVDLRMPLVSGQQLHQKLGERGIDWPTIMITGHGDVAACRRAFKAGIQDFLTKPVDGEVLVDALQQGFLSLDAGLEKREARALLAKLTEREREVLDMVARGWASKEIAVALEVSARTIDAHRAKIAEKLGTSSVAEQVRLALIS